A portion of the Gossypium arboreum isolate Shixiya-1 chromosome 8, ASM2569848v2, whole genome shotgun sequence genome contains these proteins:
- the LOC108470233 gene encoding ribosome-binding factor PSRP1, chloroplastic, protein MATTLLASSQTSFHHPLSVSDSSFSSPSSSSSSISMFTLTKPRIPSLPSYKSSFFNPIGNYFKCVEMEPRKIRNSSLTVRMSWDGPLASVKLIIQGKNLELTDTVKQHVEEKVGKAVQKHSHLVREVDVRLSVRGGELGKGPRIRRCEVTLFTKKHGVVRAEEDAETVYGSIDLVSSILQRKLRKIKEKESDRGRHMKGFSRSKVREPVAVVVDDDAEAVPEQVVADDDVAAVPEQEDDSFIDEIVRTKYFEMPPLTVSEAVEQLENVDHDFYGFRNEETGEINILYKRKAGGYGLIIPKGNGKAEKLEPLVVESAKEHSYVE, encoded by the exons ATGGCGACGACTCTGTTAGCTTCCTCTCAAACAAGCTTCCACCACCCACTCTCTGTCTCTGACTCATCATTTTCAAGTCCTTCATCCTCTTCTTCATCGATCTCTATGTTCACTCTCACAAAACCTCGAATCCCTTCATTACCTTCTTACAAATCCAGTTTCTTCAACCCAATTGGGAACTATTTCAAGTGCGTTGAGATGGAACCAAGAAAAATCAGGAACTCTTCACTAACAGTTCGAATGTCATGGGACGGTCCACTCGCTTCCGTCAAATTAATCATACAAGGGAAAAATCTCGAA TTAACAGATACAGTTAAGCAGCATGTTGAGGAGAAGGTTGGTAAGGCAGTTCAGAAACATAGCCATCTGGTGAGAGAAGTTGATGTTAGGTTGTCTGTTCGTGGGGGAGAACTTGGGAAAGGTCCCAGGATTCGAAGATGTGAG GTGACTTTGTTTACAAAGAAGCATGGAGTAGTTCGAGCAGAAGAAGATGCTGAGACAGTATATGGGAGTATAGATTTGGTGTCCTCAATTCTACAAAGAAAGTTAAGGAAGATTAAGGAGAAAGAATCAGATCGTGGCCGCCACATGAAAGGCTTCAGTAGATCAAAAGTTAGAGAACCGGTGGCGGTAGTAGTAGATGATGATGCAGAGGCCGTTCCCGAGCAGGTAGTAGCAGATGATGATGTAGCAGCGGTTCCCGAACAGGAGGATGATAGCTTTATAGATGAG ATTGTTCGGACAAAATACTTTGAGATGCCACCACTGACTGTCTCTGAAGCAGTTGAACAGCTGGAAAATGTTGATCATGACTTCTATGGTTTCCGTAATGAAGAAACTG GTGAGATTAATATTTTATACAAAAGGAAAGCTGGAGGGTACGGACTCATTATACCTAAAGGAAATGGTAAAGCTGAGAAATTAGAGCCGCTGGTGGTCGAATCTGCAAAAGAACACTCTTATGTGGAATAG